In Odontesthes bonariensis isolate fOdoBon6 chromosome 22, fOdoBon6.hap1, whole genome shotgun sequence, one genomic interval encodes:
- the btc gene encoding probetacellulin isoform X2: MAKVYTLYTGILTALALCKYCLAEWNSTDESANRTVSPCHLHGNQNNCTDTGQWTGHFSKCPKELTHYCVHGECRYIKEQKAPSCRCQSGYIGSRCEYVDLDWQIGEKRQIIIGCVVAGLVLLMVVIVFICICPHRRCRLCWRRGRRREEPRNGTEKLSMMDTGATHTSLTADSTETTLTNSV, from the exons ATGGCAAAAGTATACACACTCTATACAGGAATATTAACAG CACTGGCCTTATGCAAATACTGCCTGGCAGAATGGAATTCCACTGACGAGTCTGCCAATCGAACTGTGTCCCCGTGTCATCTccatggcaaccaaaacaaCTGCACAG ATACAGGACAGTGGACCGGCCACTTCTCAAAATGTCCAAAGGAGCTGACGCATTATTGTGTCCATGGAGAGTGTCGTTACATTAAGGAGCAGAAAGCACCATCCTGCAG gtGCCAGAGCGGTTACATCGGTTCCAGGTGTGAATATGTGGACCTGGACTGGCAGATAGGAGAGAAACGACAAATCATAATAGGCTGCGTCGTTGCAGGGCTTGTACTCCTCATGGTTGTCATTGTTTTCATCTGCATCTGTCCACA TCGCAGGTGCAGATTATGTTGGCGGAGGGGAAGACGACGGGAAGAACCAAGGAATGGGACAGAGAAACTTAGTATGATGGACACAGGTGCAACACACACATCCTTAACAGCAGATTCTACTGAAACAACGCTTACCAACTCGGTATGA
- the btc gene encoding probetacellulin isoform X1 yields MAKVYTLYTGILTALALCKYCLAEWNSTDESANRTVSPCHLHGNQNNCTDPIDTGQWTGHFSKCPKELTHYCVHGECRYIKEQKAPSCRCQSGYIGSRCEYVDLDWQIGEKRQIIIGCVVAGLVLLMVVIVFICICPHRRCRLCWRRGRRREEPRNGTEKLSMMDTGATHTSLTADSTETTLTNSV; encoded by the exons ATGGCAAAAGTATACACACTCTATACAGGAATATTAACAG CACTGGCCTTATGCAAATACTGCCTGGCAGAATGGAATTCCACTGACGAGTCTGCCAATCGAACTGTGTCCCCGTGTCATCTccatggcaaccaaaacaaCTGCACAG ACCCAATAGATACAGGACAGTGGACCGGCCACTTCTCAAAATGTCCAAAGGAGCTGACGCATTATTGTGTCCATGGAGAGTGTCGTTACATTAAGGAGCAGAAAGCACCATCCTGCAG gtGCCAGAGCGGTTACATCGGTTCCAGGTGTGAATATGTGGACCTGGACTGGCAGATAGGAGAGAAACGACAAATCATAATAGGCTGCGTCGTTGCAGGGCTTGTACTCCTCATGGTTGTCATTGTTTTCATCTGCATCTGTCCACA TCGCAGGTGCAGATTATGTTGGCGGAGGGGAAGACGACGGGAAGAACCAAGGAATGGGACAGAGAAACTTAGTATGATGGACACAGGTGCAACACACACATCCTTAACAGCAGATTCTACTGAAACAACGCTTACCAACTCGGTATGA